The window GCTCGGGGGCGCCGCCCCCGCGGTAGCCGGCGAAGCGCCGGCGCAGAGTGCGCGCGCGCAGCTCGCCCTCGCCGAGGACGCCGCCCGCGCCTGGGCGTCCGACGCGCGGCTCGTCTACCTCGAGAACGACGCCGCGCCCGATGCCCGGGGTGCGGCCGCGCGCTGGGGCTACCTCTTCCACTCGGAGGCGCGGGCCGCGAGCCGCGTCTACTCGCTCGCCGGCGGCCGCATCGAGGAGGCGCGCGATCTCGCCTTCGCCTTCGCGGCGCCGCCGCTCGCCCCGGACTGGCTGGACTCCGACGCCGCGCGCGCCGCGGCCGAGGCCGCCGGCGGCCGCGAGTTCTGCCTGAAGCAGAGCGGACGCCTCGAGAGCCTCGTCCTGCTGCGCGGCGCGCTCTTTCCCGAGCGGCCGGACCTCGGCACCTGGGCGCTCATCTACAGCGCGCCGCAGGCGCCCTCGCTCACCATCCTCATCGACGCGGCCAGCGGCAAGCGCGTCCGCACCTGGAGGGGCTAGCATGCGGGGTCCTTCGCTCATTCTGCTCGCACTCCTGGCGGGCGCGGCCGGCGTCGCCCACGCCGAGGCGCCCGCGCCGGTACGCGTGGAGCGCAAGGCCAGCGACGCGGGCGAGACACCGACGCTGCGCTGGCTGAATGCGAATCGCGACTTCCTGCGCGCGCGCCTGGACCTGCTGCGCCAGCGCGCGCTGCCCGCAAGCGGCGAGGCCGCGGCGCTCGACGAGCGCTCGCTGCTGCTCGCGCGCCTGCTCGGCGAGATCGACGCCGCCCGCGACAGCCTGCGCATCGAGAGCGCGCTGCTCGCCGACAGCAGTGCGGCGAGCCTCGGCGCGCTCGGCGAGCTGGCGGCGCGCCTCGATCGCTTCGACGCCCTGCTCGACGGGCAGAGCCGCCGCCTCGCCACCCTCGACAGCCTGCTCGCCGGCGAGCAGGAGACGGCCCTGCTCGTCCTGCTCAAGGGCCTGCCGCCCGCGCTCGAGCCGACGAGCCTGACGATCCACGACCGCGATGGCGACAGCTGGCAGGTCACCCTCGGCGAGGCCGAGCGCGCGGCCCTGCGCCGCGGCGGTCTCGTCGAGGTGCTGCACGAGTACGTCGAGCCGCGTCTGCACCGGCTCGAGTTCGCCTTCGGCGGCGGGGGCCGTCTCAGCGTGGCGGCCCAGACGCCGCGCGATCGGCTGACCCTGCTGCAACTCGATCTCGGCGCGCTGGACTCGGAGGCCGACCTCAGCGCGGTCACCGCAACGATCTGGCAGGATTGAGGTGGCCACGATCCGCAGCGCAGTGCTGCTCGGCGGCGCCCTGCTCGCGCTCGCCTTCTCGGGCGCGCGGCCTGCCGCCGCGGCGTCCGCCGGCGCGCCGGTCGATAGCCTGCGACCCACGCCGCAGCCGCTCGATCCCGCGAGCGCCGCTGCGCTCGGCCTCGGCCGCGCGCTCGGGCGCTGGGGTCGCGTCGCACCCGAGGCGGCGCTGCTGCCGCTTGCCGAGAGCCGGCGCGCGCTGCTCGCGGGTGAGGACGCCGCGCGCGCGAACCTGCTCGAGGCGCTCGCCGCGCTCGCGACCGGCGACGGCGCGGCGCTCGCCGTGCTGGCCGAAGGGCCGGCGAACGCGGCAAGTCCCGCGCTGCGCACGCTGGCCCTGCTCGTCGAGCGCGGCGAGGACTGGCGGCCCGGCGACCCGCCGCTGCTCGCGGCCCTCGCCATCGAGGCCGCGCTCGCGCGGGCCACCCGCCTTGATGCCGTCAACGCTCCCGCCGCGCTGCCGCGCGCGCGCGCCCTGCACGCTGCCGCCGACGAGAGCCTGCCTCCCGCGCTCGCGCTGCAGCTCGCCGCGCGTCTCGCCGAAGCGGCCGGCGAGGATGCCCAGACCCACTGGCGCGCGCTGGCCGCCCGCGTGCCCGCCAGCGACTGGGAAGCGGCGCTGATCGCGGAGGCCGCGCATCGCGCCGAGCCGGCGCCGCCCGCGGCGGGCGATCGTGGACGTCTCCTCGCCGCCCGTCGCCTGCTCGACGAACGCCGCGGCGAGGAGGCCTGGCCCCTGCTCCTCGCCGTCGAGGCCACGCGCGCCGAGGAGCGCGCGCGCCTCGCCGCGCTGGATCCGGCTGCTGCAGCCGACTCCCTGCTCGCCCTCGCCGGTCCGGGTGGGCTCGCACTCGCGGCCGAGCCCGTCGCCGCGCTGCTGGCGGCGATCGACGCGGCCGCGGCCGATCGTCGCCGAGCGCTCGACACGATCGCCGGCGGCGCAGCCCTGGCGCTCGCTGCCGGGCCGGCCCCGAGCCTGCGCCTCGCGCCCGCCGCCTGGGACAGCCTGCGTCGCGCCGCCGCTGGCCTGGGCGCCGCGCGGCGTCAGGCAGCCCAGCGCGGCGCTGCGCTCGACGCGCGCCGCGCCGATCGCGCGGCCCGCGACCGCTACCTCGACGGCGAAGCGGCGCGCCTCGCCGCGCTGCGCGCCGAGCTGGCCGCCGCGACGGGACCGATCGACAGCCTTGGCGCGGCCGCCCGCAGCGAGGCCGCCGGACTCGCGCGCGTCCTTGCCGACCATCGAGAGGCCCTGCTCGCGCGAGCGGCCCGTCTGACGGCACGCGCGCAGCTTCAGGCCGAAGCGCAGCGCGCGCTCGCGCACTTGCGTCTCGAGGGGCCGCGCGCGCGGCGTCCGCGTCCCGCGCTCGACGCCGACAGCGTGCTCGCCGCGGACGGCGCCCTCGCCGCCGAGCTCCTTCGCTACGGCCGCGACTACGGCGACGGGCTGCCCGGCACGCTGGCCCGCGCGGAGCGCGCTGCGCAGACGCGCCTGGCGAGCTGGCCCGCGCAGGCCAAGGCCGCGCTCTCGGCGCAGGCGGCGGCGGCCTCCGCGCTCGCCGCGCGACTGGCCGGCCTGCGCGGCGCGGTCGATCCCGAGACCGTGGCCCTCGCCGGCGCGCTCGCCGCGGCCGAGCAGCGCAAGGCCGTGGCGACGGCACAGCTCGCCGCGACGAAGCGCGCGGCCGCCGTCGCCCTGATCGCCGCGCGATTGGCAGCGCTGGACCGCGAGCAGGAGCTGCTCGACTACCAGCTCGCCGAGGCCGCGCTGCTGCGCGCCGAGGCGGCGCCGGCCGACGACCCGGCCGGCCGCGGGCTGCAGGCCGAGGCGGCCGCACGCTGCGAGCGCTTCCTCGCCGCGCATCCGCAATCGGCGGCGCGCGGCGAGCTGCGCTTCCAGCTCGCGGAGCTGCGTCTCGTCGACGCGCAGCGGGCCTTCGCCGCGCAGCTCGCCCGCTTCCTCGGCGAACGCGGCGCGGTGGACGAGAGCGCCCAGCGCGCGCTCGCGCCCTTCCTCGCCATCGAGCCGGCCTGCGCGCTCTACCGCGCGATCCTCGCCGAGGACGCCGACTTCAGCGGGCGCGCCGCCGTGCGCTTCAACCTGGGCATGCTGCTCGACGAACAGGGCGATCCCGAGGGGCAGCGACAGCTCGCGCTGCTCCTCAGCGAGTTCCCGGAGGCGCCCGAGCGTCCGCGCGCGGAGCTCCGGCTGGCCGAGCGCGCGCTGCAGCGCGGTGCGCGCGCGGAGGCGGCGCCGCACTACGCGGCCGTCGCGGCGAGCGGCGATCCCGAGCTCGCGCGCGTCGCGCTCTACACGCTCGGCTGGTTGCGCTACGGCGAGGACCGCTTCCTCGAGGCCGCGGCGCTCTACCGGCAGCTCATCGACCTCGAAACCGCCGAGGCCGCGCGGGGCGCGGGCGCGTCCTCGCTGGCCGCGGAGGCCGGCGGGCATCTCGCCGAATGCCTCGTGCGCGCGGGCGGCGCGCGGGCCTGGAGCGACTTCTTCGCCGGCGCGCAGGATCGCCCCTACGCCTTCGCGACGCTCGAGCGCGTGGCGAGCCTCGAGCGCGACTACGGCTTCCACGCCGAGGCCGCCGCCGCCGACTCGCTCTGGCTCGCGCGGCAGCCGCTGGCGCCCGGCGCCCTCGCGCAGGCCGAGCGCCTGCTCGCCGATCGCCGCGCGGCCGGCGCTGCGGCGCGCGTCGATCAAGAGCTGGACGCCCTCGCCCTGCGCTTCCTGCCCGGCGCTGCCTGGCAGCAGGCGCGCGCCGCGGGCGAGGACAGCCTGGCCCGCGCTGGCCGCGACTTCGCCAGGCGCTGCCTGCTCGAGCGCGGCGGCCCCGCGCTGGAGCGCGCCCGCGCCGGCGGCGAGGCGGGCGACTGGCGCATCGCCCGCGCGAGCCTGGAGACGCTCCTCGCGCACTGGCCCCGCGACCCCGAGAGCGCGCAGCGACGGCTCGCGGCCGGCGAGACCGCCGCGCGCCTGGGCGACAGCGAGGCGGCGCTCGTCCACTTCGCCGACGCGGCCGTGGACCCGGCACTCGCCGCGCTCGCCGACTGGCAGGCCCTCGCGCTGCTCGACGCGCTGCATAGCGCGGCGGCGGCGGCGGTCGCCGCGGCGCCCGCCTCAGGCGCGCGGGCGCGCTTCCTCGCTGCGGGGGATCGCTACCTCGATCGCCATCCGGAAGACCCGCGCGCGCCGGCGCTGCTCTGGCGCCTCTCGGCGCTGCGCGAAGCGACGGCGCTGCACGCGGAGGCCGCCGCGGGCTTCGCGCGCTTCGCCGGGCGCTGGCCCGCGCATGCGGCGGCGCCCCTGGCGGCCGCGCGCAGCGGCGACGCCCTGAGTCGCACGGGAGACGCCGCGCGAGCGGCTGCGCGCTACGAGGCAGCCCTCGCGCTCGCCCGTGCCGCCGGCGCCGACAGCCTGAGCGCCGCGCTCGGCCGGCGCATCCCGGAGTGTCACTTCATCGCGGCGGCCGCGGGAGTCGCCGCCGACAGCAGCGCCTGCGCCGGCGCGCGGCGCTTCGCCGATCTCGCCGCGGCCTGGCCGCGGGACCCGCGCGCCGACGAGGCCTGGTATCGCGCCGGTCTCGGCTTCGCCGCCTGCGGCGAGCGCGAGGCGGCGGCGGCGGCCTTCGCGGCGCTGGCCGCGCAGCATCCCGCGAGCGCGCTGCGCGGCGACGCGCAGCTCCAGACGGCGGCGCTCCTGCGCGAGCGCGCGCCCCGCCGTGCCGCGGCCGCGCTCGCGGCCTTCGCGGAGAGCGCGCGCGATCCTGACGATCTCGCGCAGGCGCCCGACGCGCTCCGCGAGGCGATCGCGCTCGCCGCGGCCGCCGGCGACCAGGCCGACGCCGAGCGCTACCGCGAGCGCTTCCTCGCGCGCTTTCCCGCGCACCCTGCCGCGCTGACCGAGATCCTGCACGCGCGCGCCCTGGCCGTCCTCGCCGCGAAGGGCGACGCGCCGCTCGCCGACGCGCGCGCCCAGGGTGGCCCGCTCGCCGCCTATCTCGAGGGCGTCGCCGCGCAGCCCGCGCTCGGCGATCCCGAACTGCTCGCGCAGGTCGACTACCTCGCCTGCCTGGCCGCCGAGCGCGCCTTCGCCGCGCAGGCGCTCACCGACCCCCTCGAGACGAGCCTCGCGCGCAAGCAGGCCCTGCTGGCCGCGCTCGCCGAGCAGAGCCAGCGCGTCCTCGCCCACGGCAGCCGCCGCTGGTCGCGCGCGGCGGCCTACCTGCTCGGCGCCTCGCTCTACCGCTTCGGCGATGAGCTGCTCGCCGTGCCCGCGCCCGCGGCGCTCGGCCGCGACGATCGTCTCGCCTTCCTCGAGGTCCTCGAGGGCCGCGCCTGGGAGCTCCACGCGCGCGGCGAGCGAAGCTGGCGCGAACTGGTGAGACAGGCCGATCCCGCAGATGGCGACCCGGACAACTGGGTCGCCATTACCAAAAACGCGTTGTGGCCGAGGATTGCTCGGCGCTGCCTGCACCTGCCAGCGCTGGAGTTTCCGCTGGTGGCCGCAGCGGAGCCGTCGGCGCGCCCGTGATGGGTATGCGACTTGCGAGCAGCGAATTGAAACCGACCCCGCGCCGCCGACCGGCGGGGCCGGAAAGCACGAGGAGTCCGATGACCGATCGCTCAGGCCAGATTGCGCGTCGCCGCCTGCCCGGCGCCGCGCTGGCGCCGCTCCTCCTGCTCGCGGGCTGCGCCGCCGGCGGCGCGCTGCAGACGCCCGCGCCCACGCTCGAGGCGAGCGCGCAGCTGGCCGCCGAGGCCGACTCGCTGCGCGCCTGGGCGGATCGCGCGCCCGGCGAAGCCTACTGGCCCTACCGCCTCGCGGCGCTCTATGCCGCTGCCGACTCGCTGCCCGCGGCCGCGGCGGCGCTCGAGACGGCGCTCGCGGCCGATCCGCGCTACGCGCCCGCGCTCAGCCTGCGCGCCAAGCTGCACTACGAGGTCGGCGAGTACGGCGCCGGGGCGGCACTGCTGCGCGCCGCGCTGGCGGCTGGGGTCGAGCCCCGCGTGCCCCTGACGGCGGCGCTCGCCCTGCACCTCGATGCGCTCGGCGAGTGGGAGGAGTCCGCGCGGCTCGTCGGCACGCTCGAACCGCCGACGCCGGCAACGGCCGCTGCGCTCGGCTTTCTCCTGCTCCGCGGCGAGGACCCCTTCGCCAGCGAGGCGCGCCTGCGCGCAGCAGTGACGGCGGCGCCCCGCTCGGCGGCCGCCGCGAACAACCTCGGCATCGGCCTGCTCTATGCGGGCCGGCCCGATGCCGCCGCCGCGGAGTTCGAGCGCGCGCTGGGCCTGGACGCCGACTGCGCGGGCGCCCACTACAACCTGGCCCTGCTGGCGCTGAACTACCGCTTCGATGCGGCGACGGCGCGCGCGCACTTCACCGCCTATCGCCGCCTCGCGCCCCGCGGTGAGGATCCCGACGCGCTGGGGCAGAGCCTCGCCGCTGCGCCCGCCGCCGGCGCGCTCGCCCTGAGCCCGAACCCCGCGGCCGCCGCTGCGCGGACCGCCGCCGATGGAGACGCCGATGCCCACTAGGCCGCGCGCTTTGCTGCTCGCGCTCACGCTCGCGCTGCCGGCCACGGCCGCGGCGGCACCAGCCGAGGCTGAGCGCAGTCTCGAGGCGATCACGATCGAGGGCCTGGCGAAGGGGCCCGAGGTGCTCTTCATCAACGCCCGCGAACCGGCGCGCGTGGAGCTCGCGCTCGGCTGGCGGCTCGCCGCCGCCGCCGGTCTCGCCGCGCCCGAGCGTCCCTGGCCGCGCGTCCTGCGCGCGGCGCTCGTCCCCAGCGACCCCGCGAACGCAATCCCCGCCACCGTCGACCCCGCAAGTGAGGAGTGAGGCATGAACCCCGTCGCCGATTTCGCCGCCTTCTTCAGGAATGGCGGCCCCTTCATGTACGCGATCCTGGCCACCGGCCTGCTCGTGCTCGCGCTCACGCTGGAGCGCTTCTGGGTGATCCAGCGCGCGGCGCAGCTCAACTCGGCCAAGCTGGGCAAGGACCTGCTGCGCCTGGTGCGCGGCGGCGACAAGCGCGGGGCCGTCGCGCTCTGCCAGAAGGTGGAAGCGCCGGTCACGCGCGTCGCCAAGGCGATCCTCCAGCGCGAAGGCACGGGGAACCCCGCCGGCGAGGAGGCCCTGCAGGCCGCCGCCGACGGCGCCGCCACGGTGGTGCTGCCGCCGCTCGGCCGTCGCCTCTCCTACCTGAACATGCTCGCCAACACGGCCACGCTGCTCGGCCTGCT is drawn from bacterium and contains these coding sequences:
- a CDS encoding MotA/TolQ/ExbB proton channel family protein gives rise to the protein MNPVADFAAFFRNGGPFMYAILATGLLVLALTLERFWVIQRAAQLNSAKLGKDLLRLVRGGDKRGAVALCQKVEAPVTRVAKAILQREGTGNPAGEEALQAAADGAATVVLPPLGRRLSYLNMLANTATLLGLLGTIFGLTTAFNAVDTADASQRSAFLAAGISQALNTTAFGLIVAVPALLVHGFLVSKVEGIVDSVDALSVRLISLLTGGAEEL